The region ATGGTTTGTGTCTTTCATCCTGTGCTGATTTTACGGCAGTAATGTCGTATAACAAAAAAGCTGTAGTGATCGGGCAGGAGACAGGTGGTGGTTATCAAGGCAATACAAGCGGAATGCTGAGCAGGGCTAAAATTCCGACCGGGTTGGTTATTACTATACCTTTGCAGAAATATACCAACGCGGTTGATCTGAATAAAAACTTCGGTCACGGCACAATACCGGATCACGAAATGGCAACGACATTCGAAAATTGGATCAATAAGCAAGATGTGGAATTAGGTTATACCATTCAATTAATAAATAAAAAGTAACTGAATTTAGCTCAGGCAAAACATACACGAGCAAACCGAAATGTAACAGTTCTAAAATGATAATTGTCTTAATTATAGACTAAAGCCACATAATCAATTCTTATTTTTAGGACAGGAAGTGTTGAAAGATTTATCCAATTGAAATTAATTAATCAAAAAATTAATATGAAACAATTAACAAACATTCTACTCGTTGGTTTCTGTTTATTAACAGCAACATTAACCCAGGCTCAGAAAAAAATGAATGGGCTAGTCAATGATTTTATAAAAGTTGAAGGAAGCTGGACAGGGCAATTAACCTATCTGGATTACAGCTCTGGAAAACCTTATACGATGTCTGCGGATCTTGAAATAAAAAGAATTCCCAACACCAATGAGTTCCTTTTTGTTCACACTTATCCCAAAGAAAAAAGTGCGAATAAAACCGATACCATTATCATTTCAAAAGATGGACAATACATTGGTAAAGAAAAACTGGTTTCAAGGAAAAAGCTTTCCAACGGCGCTACGATGATCATCACCGAAAAAGAAGGTAAGGATGGAAACGATGGCAAAAAAGCAACCATAAGACAGACATATACATTAGGTAACTCATCATTTTCCACACAGAAAGATGTACTTTTTTCCGGAGAAACTGCATGGATTAAAAGACATGAATATGTTTACAAGAGACATTAATTATTTAAATGAACACTTCAAAAAGACAAAAGATTATACTATATGAAATATTTTTATTTTATCTTCTTTTTAATAATAATGGGGTGTCAAACTACGAGTCAGACCCCAGATGAAGTGATTGATAATTATTACCGAAAGGGAAAATTCAATGGAAGCATATTAATCGCTCAAAACGATCAAATCGTTGTGGATACCGTTTTCGGGTACCGAGACTTACATCAGAAAGCGGTACTGAAAAAAGAAACACCATTTTATATTGCTTCATTAAGTAAATCCTTCACTGCCGTTGCTATTTTTCAACTGGTGGAAAAAGGATTACTTTCACTCGATGATGATGCCGTAAAGTTTGTTGACGATATTCCTGCCTACGCCCGTCACATTAACATCAAGCAATTGCTGAATCACACTTCAGGAATAAGAGATTATGAAAATAGGCTTACAAAAAAAGGTTTGACTAATAGTGAGGTTATCCATTGGCTTCAAAGTCAGTCTGGATTAGATTTTAAATCCGGAACAAAATTTCAGTACAGCAATTCTGGCTACATTATTCTGTCCTTAATTATCGAAAAGATTTCCGGAATGTCCTATGCCCAATTTTTGAAAGAAAATATTTTCAATCCTCTGCAAATGCACCACACAACAGTTTTTGAATCAAATACAGTCATTCCCGATAAAGCTATAGGGTATAATAAGGATAAAAAGCTGGATGACTATTCCATTCTTACAACAGGAGACGGAGGTATTTATGCTACTGCGGAAGACCTTTACAAATTGGACAGGGCGTTAAGAACCTATCAATTATTATCAGAAGAAAGCACAAAATTACTTTATCAGACGCCGATTTTGGAAGACGGTACCCATTCTCAATATGGATCAGGCTGGTTTATCGAGGAATCTGACAGTTCGATGATTGCCCGGCATACGGGAGGATTGGCGGGTTTCAGAAGTCTGTTCTGGAGAGATCTGAAAAACGGCAATACGATCATTACATTGACCAATCAAGGGGATGCCTTTCCTGTATTTGATTTTCTGAACGACATAAAAAAGACTTTGAAATAATTAGAGTAAACGAACACCAACAGTACATCACCTCTGCAAACAGTTAATATGATACTATGAAAACAATGCGGATTATCCTCCTATTCTTACTTGTTTCGGGAACTATTTTTGCCCAGAAACAGGACAATAAAAACATTCCAAAAACCGATAAAGAACAGATTAAAGAAACACTTTACAACTATATGGACGGAGTGGCTAATGGAGAGCCGGAAAAACTCCGGAAAGCATTTCATCCTGATTTTAATCTGTATACCGTAACTTCAGATACATTGTGGATCCGTTCGGGACAACAATATATCAGTGCTATAAAACCGGGCAATAAGGTGAATAGGATCGGACGCATTATCTCGATTGATATTGAAAAAGATGCTGCTATCGCAAAAGGGGAGATTGTAGTTCCGGGCTGGAGAAAATTTATTGATTATTTTTTACTGATGAAATACCAAGGGAACTGGAAGATTGTACAGAAAAGCTATACCTGGTGGGATTTGCCGAAGGATTAACGGTATAGAGGCTAGTATTGCAGAAAGGATATTTAAATTAAAAGAGTTATTATGGTAAATAAAATCAAGTTGACAGGCGTTCTTATATGGTTGGGGTTTTGCTCATTGTATGCCCAGCAAACTCTCTGGGCCCGTCAACAGGAAAAGGAAAATATATACAGCATTCAGGATAGTGTTATGATCCGCACAAGAGATGGTGCAGAGATTTCTGCAATGGTCGTACGCAAAAAAAATGACAATGTTCCTCGGCCTGCCGTGTTACAATTTACAATCTATGTGCGGGATCAAGAACGCGATATGCAGTCGCTTAAAGAAGCTGCAGATAGGGGATATGTAGGTGTTATGGCTTATACAAGAGGGAAGCGTTTCAGCAAATCTGAGATTTATCCTTATGAAACCGATGGAAAAGATGCTTATGATGTTATAGACTGGATCAGCAAACAGCCTTGGTGTAATGGTAAAATAGGAATGTATGGAGGAAGCTACAATGGTTTCACACAATGGGCGGCAGCTAAAAATCTTCATCCTGCACTGAAAACAATTGTCCCTTATGTTGCCAATCGCCCTGGAATGGGACTTCCTATGGAGAATAATATTTTTATCAATCCCAATTACGAATGGTCTTTTTATGTAGGCAACAATAAATACCTTGACAATAAAACGGGAGATGACAGAAAGAGATTCCGGGATATGATGTTCAAATGGTGGGAAACCGGAGCTGCTTATAATAAAATGGACAGCATTGATGGCACACCGAACCGACTTTTTCAACGCTGGATAAGTCATCCTGCATTTGATACGTACTGGCAGAATATGGCGCCCTATAAAGAGGATTTTGCAAAGATTAATATTCCCGTACTGGCATTCGACGGCTATTATAATGATTCTCAGAATTCAGGAATTTACTACCTACGTGAGCTTAACAAATACAGCCCTCAGACGCCAGCTTATCTTGTGATCGGTCCTTATGGACATTTTGGAACACAGATGGGCGGCCAGGAAGTTATCAACGGATATACAGTGAGTAAAAATGCTTTATTTCCGATCAAAGAATATACGTATCAATGGTTGGATTATATTTTGAAAGGTGCTGAAAAACCTGCTTTTCTGAAAGATAAGATCAATTATCAGGTAATGGGCACAGATGAATGGCGAAGCGCCGCTTCATTGGAGGCTATGCATAACAGTTATTTGAAATTTTATCTAAGTTCAGTTAAAGTCAGCGAGAAGGAGTATTTGCTGAGACAAAATAAGCCTGAATCCAATAAATATTTGGTTCAGAAAGTAGATTTTGCAGACCGTACAACCAGCAATAATGATTATTATCCGGATCCTATTATTCGGGAAAGCGTTTCCGATAATGGCTATGTTTTTATAAGCGAACCTCTCGATGCTATGCTCGTAAACGGATCATTCCTTGGAAATATAAAACTGAGTATCAACAAAAAAGACATAGATCTGGGAGTTACCCTTTACGAACTCACTCCCGAAGGCAGATATTTTCATCTTTCCTACTATATCGGTCGTGCAAGCTATGCCAGAGACAATACTAAAAGAAAATTGCTGACCCCAGGTAAAAAAGAAACTATCACATTTGAAAATACACATCTGATCAGCAAACAACTGCAGAAAGGAAGCCGACTGGTCATTGTACTGAATGTCAATAAAAACGCTTTTTCAGAACTGAATTATGGAAGCGGAAAAACAGTAACTACCGAAACCATTGCCGATGCAAAAGACCCATTGATTATCCATTGGTTTAATGATAGTTTTGTTGAGATCCCTGTTTTAAAATAATTACTGTAAGTTTCTTTAACTATTCTAAAAAGATAAATTATGTATATGAAAAAATATTTGATAATCATACTTTTAAGCTTTATAGCATTAGGCTGCAGATCCGGCAAAATTTCTGATGCTGAGAGAAAAACTATTTTGAACGAATTGGATTACATCTATACCATTGACCAAAAATATGCAGGTATTCCTTTTCCTGAGCTGAAAGAAAAATATGGAGAGGAAAAAGTATGGGATGTATTCCTGAAAATGAGAGACAGTGTTGGTCTTGAAAACCAAAACAGAATAAAAAAACTTTATTCAAAATATGGCTATCTCGGATATGATAAAATCGGTGAAAAGGAAACCCAGTTTTGGATTTCAATCCAGCATACGGATAATGATGTTCCGTTTCAGCAAGAAATGCTGAAAACTCTGAAAAAAGAAATTCGGAAAAAAAATGCCGACAGAAGTCATTATGCCATGCTGGAGGATAGAATTGCAGTCAATCAAAAGAAAAAACAACGGTTTGGCTCACAGGTAACGTATAACAAAATTGGGCAGGCTGTTCCCCAATACGGACTTATAGACAGTACCCGAGTAGACAAATGGAGAGCCCAATACAATTTGCCTTCTTTCAAAAAATATTATAACGATATGACCATCATGCATTTCGAAATGAATAAAGTACAACTTAAAAAAGCGGGTATTAACGAACCGGTATTGTATAAATAAAAACATAAAAAGCTCAACCATTGAATCCAACCAGCGAAATATTTTTTCAGTCTTTTATGTGCTTTTACAGATTATTTCCTGATAATCAAATACAAGGTTGATGTAAAAAGTAAGATGAAAAATATTACATTAAAAAAATTTTGTTAGGGACAGTTTAATGATAAAAGTGATATAAAAAAACTAACTAATTACATGTGAAATCTGTATTTCAAATAAATTATTTTAATTTAAAAAAATTATGGTCTATTATTAACGGGCAAAATAGATTTTGGAAGTCGAATCAGAAGAAGTATGATACAAATCAAACAAAAAAAATGAATCAGTGCTGTATAAACTAAAGAATTGTAAAAGTCTAAGAAATCATAATCTTTATTGATGTTGTAATAAAATAAACCGCCAGTTACTGCAATACCCAATGCTCCCGCAAACTGTTGTATAGTAGAATATACTCCAGATGCATTGCCTATAATATTTTCTGGTAGTCCTTTAAGGGCGATATTGGCAAAAGAAGGCAAAACCAGAGCAACACCGGTTCCATGAATAACCATGATCAGATAGCTTTTCCAGTCAATCGTTGAATGATTAAATAAAATCAATTGTAGAATTAACGCAGTTATGATAAGGCAGGTTCCAAAGATCAGAATATTTTTTCCGAATCTTAAAATTAAACGGGGTGCAAACAAAGAAGTGATAATAAATCCACTTCCCTGAAATATAATAAACTGACCAGCTTCCACTGGCAACAAATGCATTCCTTCCTGTAGAAATATTGCCAATACAAAGAAGTATGCATCCAGCATAAACATAAAAAACGCAGCCGCAGCAATAGCCAGATTAAAGTTTTTATATTGGAATAGTGCTAAGTTTAAAAGCGCACTATTTTCCTGACCTTTCTTTTTCTGTCTTTTAATAAAATAAATCCATAAAAGAATAGAGAAGGAGAGCGTGATAAATGGTATTATTAAAGAATATTCCAATCCGATGGTTATAGAGAATAGCATCAGAATCAGGACGATGCATAATATAAAAGTGCTCTTATAATCCATATGCTGAGCAGATGTGTCGGCTGAATTTTTCAGAAACAAAACAGCAAGAAATATATTAATTATACAAATAGGAATATTAATCAAAAATATGTACCGCCATGACTGATCAACAAAAACAGGCTTTACTTCTACTAAGAACCCTCCAAGAAATTGTCCCAACATTGTACCGATACCAATGGCAATTCCGTAACATCCTAATGCATAGGTTCTTTCTTTATGCCCAGGAAACAAAATCTGTATATAAGAAAGCACTTGCGGCGACATTAATCCTGCACTTATTCCCTGTAAGAATCTAAACAAAATTAATTGTTCGGGTGAAGTTGCAAATCCACAGCTTGCGGAGAAAATCATAAAAAATAACAACCCAATTATAAATAGCTTTTTCCTTCCATAATAATCTCCGGCTCTTCCGCCTATAATAAGAAAAGATGCAAACCCAATCATATACATTGCTACAACCAATTGTGTATCGGCATTGGTGGTTTTCAATCCTTTTTGAATAGAAGGAATTGCGATATTAACAATGAAGATATCAACGATTGTCAACAGATGTGCGGTAATAAGAACTAATAAGGCTATCCACCTTTTATTTTCAATTTTCATAATATATAGAAAGATCTATCTATTTTTAAATAAAAAAAGGCAACTATATACTTCAATGTACCAAGGTTGATTACCACCAAAAATACAACAAACAAAATTTTAACAAAACATTATGCTTTTATTAGTAAAATTTAACAATCCACTTTGTATAGTAATGCAAAAATATTAAAATGCACAAACCAGATTTACAATTAGACAATGTTATTTTCAAGTCAATCATAGATTTAATTGACACTTTACAAACTGATACTGATTGTAGAATTTTATTAGAAAAACTTAGATGGGAGAATGAACCTATATGCCCACATTGCGGTAGTCAATCATTTAATCATTATCAATTAAGAAATAGAGGATGTTTTGAAGGCCTTTATAAATGTAAAGATTGTAGAAGTAGATTTACTGTAACTGTAGGAACCATGTTTGCTTCAACACATATTCCATTAAGAAAATGGTTTATGGCTATCTATCTATTTGCTTCAAACAAGAAAGGCATAAGCAGTATTCAACTACATAAGTTTATTAATGTGACACAGAAGACTGCTTGGTTCATTTTGAGTAGAATACGTCATAATTTCACTCAAGATACCGATTTTATCTTTGACAATGATACACAAGCCGATGAAACCTATGTCGGTGGTAAAACTAGAAATAAAAGATACAAGAAAATATCAAATACTCAAGGTAGAAGCTTAAAGGCTAAGAAACCTGTATTCGGTCTTTTATCAGAAGGTTTAGTTTATACTAAAGTAATACCTGATGCTAAAGGTCCAACACTAAAAGCTATCATCAATAATCATGTAGCTAAAGGTAGTACAATCGTTACTGATGGTTGGAGAGGATATAAAGGCTTGCACTACCATTACCAGCATGAAGTTATTGAGCATAACAAAGGGCTTTACACAAAGGGCATCTATCATACCAATAGCATTGAAGGTTTCTGGAGTCAATTGAAACGTGGCCTTATTGGAATATACCACATGATTTCATTTAAACACCTTCAAGGCTATTGCAATGAATTTGCATTTAGACACAATACACGTTTACTAAGTGATGGAGAAAGATTCAATGAAGTATTGAGAATTGTTAGTAGACGATTGACTTATAAAGAATTAATAAATACAGAATAAAACAATTTTAAACAACAAATTATGAGCACGAACAAAACATTTGTAGTAAAACATGCGTCTGATATGACAAATGTTGAATTATTTGAAGAACTTAAAATGCGAGGTTTCTTTACATTTCCATTTAATTTAAATAATATAAGAAAACCAGAACAATTAAAAAATATGGTAGTAGGTGTTAGTGAACCTGACGAAGATATTTTTTATCGCTTACATCATGATTTTTATACCAAAAATAAAGAGGATATTTTAAATGGTAAGTATGATGACCCTAAATAGTAATGTTTTATTGTTCATGTCCAACACCTAGTATGCTTATGCATTCGGCAATTGTTATAAAATATGGTCTATTAATTTTACTAACTATAGATTCGGCAATTTCCTTAATTTCTCCTAAATCAGTAATTTCTCCGATATATAAATATTGAGTTATAGGCAAATTATA is a window of Candidatus Chryseobacterium colombiense DNA encoding:
- a CDS encoding nuclear transport factor 2 family protein, which produces MKTMRIILLFLLVSGTIFAQKQDNKNIPKTDKEQIKETLYNYMDGVANGEPEKLRKAFHPDFNLYTVTSDTLWIRSGQQYISAIKPGNKVNRIGRIISIDIEKDAAIAKGEIVVPGWRKFIDYFLLMKYQGNWKIVQKSYTWWDLPKD
- a CDS encoding serine hydrolase, with product MGCQTTSQTPDEVIDNYYRKGKFNGSILIAQNDQIVVDTVFGYRDLHQKAVLKKETPFYIASLSKSFTAVAIFQLVEKGLLSLDDDAVKFVDDIPAYARHINIKQLLNHTSGIRDYENRLTKKGLTNSEVIHWLQSQSGLDFKSGTKFQYSNSGYIILSLIIEKISGMSYAQFLKENIFNPLQMHHTTVFESNTVIPDKAIGYNKDKKLDDYSILTTGDGGIYATAEDLYKLDRALRTYQLLSEESTKLLYQTPILEDGTHSQYGSGWFIEESDSSMIARHTGGLAGFRSLFWRDLKNGNTIITLTNQGDAFPVFDFLNDIKKTLK
- a CDS encoding MFS transporter, coding for MKIENKRWIALLVLITAHLLTIVDIFIVNIAIPSIQKGLKTTNADTQLVVAMYMIGFASFLIIGGRAGDYYGRKKLFIIGLLFFMIFSASCGFATSPEQLILFRFLQGISAGLMSPQVLSYIQILFPGHKERTYALGCYGIAIGIGTMLGQFLGGFLVEVKPVFVDQSWRYIFLINIPICIINIFLAVLFLKNSADTSAQHMDYKSTFILCIVLILMLFSITIGLEYSLIIPFITLSFSILLWIYFIKRQKKKGQENSALLNLALFQYKNFNLAIAAAAFFMFMLDAYFFVLAIFLQEGMHLLPVEAGQFIIFQGSGFIITSLFAPRLILRFGKNILIFGTCLIITALILQLILFNHSTIDWKSYLIMVIHGTGVALVLPSFANIALKGLPENIIGNASGVYSTIQQFAGALGIAVTGGLFYYNINKDYDFLDFYNSLVYTALIHFFCLICIILLLIRLPKSILPVNNRP
- a CDS encoding CocE/NonD family hydrolase; its protein translation is MVNKIKLTGVLIWLGFCSLYAQQTLWARQQEKENIYSIQDSVMIRTRDGAEISAMVVRKKNDNVPRPAVLQFTIYVRDQERDMQSLKEAADRGYVGVMAYTRGKRFSKSEIYPYETDGKDAYDVIDWISKQPWCNGKIGMYGGSYNGFTQWAAAKNLHPALKTIVPYVANRPGMGLPMENNIFINPNYEWSFYVGNNKYLDNKTGDDRKRFRDMMFKWWETGAAYNKMDSIDGTPNRLFQRWISHPAFDTYWQNMAPYKEDFAKINIPVLAFDGYYNDSQNSGIYYLRELNKYSPQTPAYLVIGPYGHFGTQMGGQEVINGYTVSKNALFPIKEYTYQWLDYILKGAEKPAFLKDKINYQVMGTDEWRSAASLEAMHNSYLKFYLSSVKVSEKEYLLRQNKPESNKYLVQKVDFADRTTSNNDYYPDPIIRESVSDNGYVFISEPLDAMLVNGSFLGNIKLSINKKDIDLGVTLYELTPEGRYFHLSYYIGRASYARDNTKRKLLTPGKKETITFENTHLISKQLQKGSRLVIVLNVNKNAFSELNYGSGKTVTTETIADAKDPLIIHWFNDSFVEIPVLK
- a CDS encoding IS1595 family transposase, with amino-acid sequence MHKPDLQLDNVIFKSIIDLIDTLQTDTDCRILLEKLRWENEPICPHCGSQSFNHYQLRNRGCFEGLYKCKDCRSRFTVTVGTMFASTHIPLRKWFMAIYLFASNKKGISSIQLHKFINVTQKTAWFILSRIRHNFTQDTDFIFDNDTQADETYVGGKTRNKRYKKISNTQGRSLKAKKPVFGLLSEGLVYTKVIPDAKGPTLKAIINNHVAKGSTIVTDGWRGYKGLHYHYQHEVIEHNKGLYTKGIYHTNSIEGFWSQLKRGLIGIYHMISFKHLQGYCNEFAFRHNTRLLSDGERFNEVLRIVSRRLTYKELINTE